One genomic segment of bacterium includes these proteins:
- a CDS encoding HupE/UreJ family protein, with product MIGFSIALVAAENSWLLGGKDRRVPMVVGVGTLLFAGIALGGFVKVSPLAFVGLALFSICHFGLLRTASHPARLRAAVAFAFGLVHGFGFAGVLDEMQLDSSRLLPALFGFNAGVEVGQLALVALVWPLLRLLARQRDGHWHRQLAKIGSAAICGLGIFWFVTRIFG from the coding sequence ATGATCGGCTTCTCGATCGCCCTGGTCGCCGCAGAGAATTCCTGGCTTCTGGGTGGCAAGGACCGGCGCGTGCCGATGGTGGTCGGTGTCGGCACGCTGCTATTCGCAGGGATTGCCCTCGGGGGCTTTGTCAAGGTCTCGCCTCTGGCTTTCGTTGGCCTGGCACTGTTTTCGATCTGCCACTTCGGCCTGCTACGCACAGCCAGTCATCCGGCTCGTCTGCGGGCGGCGGTCGCTTTTGCTTTCGGCCTGGTACACGGTTTTGGCTTTGCCGGAGTACTCGATGAGATGCAACTGGATTCTTCCAGACTTCTGCCTGCACTCTTCGGATTCAACGCGGGTGTAGAAGTGGGACAACTCGCACTCGTGGCTCTGGTCTGGCCCCTGTTGCGCCTGCTTGCGCGTCAGCGCGACGGCCATTGGCATCGCCAGCTGGCGAAGATCGGATCCGCGGCGATCTGCGGACTGGGGATCTTCTGGTTCGTGACCAGGATCTTTGGTTAG
- a CDS encoding TetR/AcrR family transcriptional regulator produces the protein MLFSDSMKTEKLDRSMRHGERRRREILALAVDLSSAEGLEGLSIGRLADEAGLSKSGLYGHFGSKEELQLAAIAAASRAFETAVMLPSQDEEPGLMRLREMLELWLSHVERRDNRGGCFLFATSSEFGSRPGEIRKKLAFATRAWLLALEREVRVAVRSGEFEPDTDPRQLAFELHAFVQEANWARELFDDSRAFRRAQTAINHRLRSLRPHSSKN, from the coding sequence GTGCTATTTTCTGATTCGATGAAAACGGAGAAACTCGACCGTTCGATGCGCCATGGCGAACGCCGACGGCGCGAGATCCTCGCCCTCGCGGTGGACCTGAGCTCGGCAGAAGGCCTCGAGGGCCTCTCCATCGGCCGGCTTGCCGATGAAGCGGGTTTGAGCAAGAGCGGCCTGTACGGCCATTTTGGCTCCAAGGAAGAACTGCAACTCGCCGCCATCGCTGCGGCCTCCCGGGCCTTCGAAACAGCGGTCATGCTTCCCTCTCAGGACGAAGAGCCCGGTTTGATGCGACTGCGCGAGATGCTCGAGCTGTGGCTGAGTCACGTCGAAAGGCGCGACAATCGCGGAGGCTGTTTCCTCTTCGCGACCTCGAGTGAGTTCGGCAGTCGCCCCGGAGAGATTCGCAAGAAACTCGCGTTCGCCACTCGGGCGTGGTTGCTCGCGCTGGAGCGCGAAGTCAGGGTTGCAGTCCGATCGGGCGAGTTCGAACCCGATACCGACCCCCGTCAGCTCGCCTTCGAACTACACGCCTTCGTCCAAGAAGCCAACTGGGCACGCGAACTCTTTGACGACTCGCGTGCCTTCCGTCGCGCACAGACAGCCATCAACCACAGACTTCGAAGTCTCCGCCCACACAGTTCAAAGAATTGA